The Syngnathus acus chromosome 3, fSynAcu1.2, whole genome shotgun sequence genome includes a window with the following:
- the LOC119120789 gene encoding chondroitin sulfate synthase 1-like produces MISCLSGGMAGRSRRAWLSVLLGLVLGFTLASRLILPKAAEIAKGNPGGCRLNERLGAAGALWAPRDSRPPATETTASGAARSTDFLFVGVMTAQKYLNSRAVAAHRTWARSIPGRVEFFSSEGSNASAPVPLVALRGADDSYPPQKKSFLMLKYMHDHYLERYQWFMRADDDVYVKGRRLESFLRRLNGSAPIFLGQTGMGARDELGKLALEPGENFCMGGPGVVMSREVLRRVAPHLRRCLRQMHTAHEDVEVGRCVRRFAGVQCVWSYEMQQLFYENYEPDKKGFIRELRSGKIHRAVTLHPNKSPPHQYRLHAYLLSRRAAALRHRTVRLHRELVGMARPGAPEPSREDRLLGASPSFMRFRPRRRSDVLEWDFLSARHLFSAWDGQPPRRGTDAAQRQALDDIIMQVMEMINANAETRGRVIDFKEIQYGYRRVNPLYGAEYVLDLLLLYKKHKGRSVTVPVRRHAYLQQTFSRIQLREERPTDATALAAHVDRHSDSLSFLSLSSLKMLVPFKLAPAVGQRADAGRDDKVNILVPLSGRYEVFVRFMANVERVCLIPKQNVKLLVLLFNADDGVERVKQVELMREYHIKYPRAELEIKAVAGPFSRALALEEGSARFSDHSLLFYCDVDLLFTADFLQRCRANAAAGRSSYFPVVFSQYDPKVVYGGGTQRADANHYAFTAKTGLWRNFGFGVVCAHKGDLFRAGGFNTTIRGWGLEDVDLFDRLLRSGVAPFRSSDPGVVHVHHPITCDPHLEPSQHKMCLGSWASLRGSVRQLAQLWLDKKQLGPPLAANASLRLTA; encoded by the exons ATGATTTCATGCTTGTCTGGAGGGATGGCAGGTCGGAGCCGGAGAGCTTGGTTGAGCGTCCTGCTGGGCCTGGTGCTGGGCTTCACACTGGCCTCTCGCCTCATCCTGCCCAAGGCCGCGGAGATCGCCAAAGGCAACCCGGGCGGCTGCCGCCTCAACGAGCGACTCGGCGCCGCCGGCGCCCTGTGGGCACCTCGCGACAGCCGCCCGCCGGCCACGGAGACGACGGCCTCGGGAGCCGCGCGCTCCACTGACTTCCTCTTCGTGGGCGTCATGACCGCGCAAAAGTACCTCAACAGCCGCGCGGTGGCCGCGCACAG AACGTGGGCCCGGAGCATCCCGGGCCGGGTGGAGTTCTTCTCCAGCGAGGGCTCCAATGCCTCGGCGCCCGTGCCGCTGGTGGCGCTGCGCGGCGCTGACGACTCCTACCCGCCGCAGAAGAAGTCCTTCCTGATGCTCAAGTACATGCACGACCACTACCTGGAGCGCTACCAGTGGTTCATGCGGGCCGACGACGACGTCTACGTCAAAGGCCGGCGTCTGGAGAGCTTTTTGCGCCGCCTCAACGGCAGCGCGCCCATCTTCCTCGGCCAGACGGGCATGGGCGCCCGCGACGAGCTGGGCAAGCTGGCGCTGGAGCCCGGCGAGAACTTCTGCATGGGCGGGCCCGGTGTGGTCATGAGCCGAGAAGTCCTGCGCCGCGTGGCGCCGCACCTGCGCCGCTGCCTGCGCCAGATGCACACGGCGCACGAGGACGTGGAGGTGGGGCGCTGCGTGCGCCGCTTCGCCGGGGTCCAGTGCGTCTGGTCCTACGAG ATGCAGCAGCTGTTCTACGAGAACTACGAGCCCGACAAGAAAGGCTTCATCCGTGAGCTGCGCAGCGGCAAGATTCACCGGGCCGTCACGCTGCACCCCAACAAGAGCCCGCCTCACCAGTATCGCCTGCACGCCTATCTGTTGAGCCGGCGCGCGGCCGCGCTGCGCCACCGCACCGTGCGCCTCCACCGCGAGCTGGTCGGGATGGCGCGCCCGGGTGCCCCCGAGCCGAGTCGCGAGGACCGGCTGCTGGGGGCGTCGCCTTCCTTCATGAGGTTCCGGCCCCGCCGCCGCAGCGACGTGCTGGAATGGGACTTCCTGAGCGCCAGGCACCTCTTCTCCGCCTGGGACGGGCAGCCGCCTCGCCGCGGGACCGACGCCGCGCAGCGCCAAGCCCTCGACGACATCATCATGCAG GTGATGGAGATGATCAACGCCAACGCCGAGACCCGCGGCCGCGTCATCGACTTCAAGGAAATCCAGTACGGCTACCGACGGGTCAACCCGCTCTACGGCGCCGAGTATGTGCTggacctgctgctgctctACAAGAAGCACAAAGGCAGGAGCGTGACGGTGCCGGTGCGCAGACACGCGTACCTGCAGCAGACCTTCAGCCGCATCCAGTTGCGCGAGGAGCGGCCCACCGACGCCACCGCCCTGGCGGCGCACGTCGACCGCCACTCGGACTCTCTCTCCTTCCTGTCCCTCAGCTCCCTGAAGATGCTGGTCCCCTTCAAGCTGGCGCCGGCCGTCGGCCAGCGTGCGGACGCCGGCCGCGACGACAAGGTCAACATCCTGGTGCCGCTGTCGGGCCGCTACGAGGTCTTTGTGCGCTTCATGGCCAACGTGGAGCGCGTGTGCCTGATCCCCAAGCAGAACGTCAAGCTCCTCGTCCTGCTCTTCAACGCCGACGATGGTGTCGAGCGGGTCAAGCAGGTGGAGCTGATGCGCGAGTACCACATCAAGTACCCGCGGGCCGAGCTGGAGATCAAAGCCGTGGCCGGCCCCTTCTCGCGGGCGCTGGCGCTGGAGGAGGGCTCGGCGCGCTTCTCCGACCATTCGCTGCTCTTCTACTGCGACGTGGATCTCCTCTTCACCGCCGACTTCCTGCAGCGCTGCAGGGCCAACGCGGCGGCCGGCCGCTCCTCCTACTTCCCCGTCGTTTTCAGCCAGTACGACCCCAAGGTGGTGTACGGCGGCGGCACGCAACGCGCCGACGCCAACCACTACGCCTTCACCGCCAAGACGGGCCTGTGGAGGAACTTTGGCTTTGGGGTGGTGTGCGCCCACAAGGGCGATCTGTTCCGCGCCGGGGGCTTCAACACCACCATCCGGGGTTGGGGCCTGGAGGACGTGGACCTCTTTGACAGGTTACTGCGCTCGGGCGTCGCGCCGTTCCGCAGCAGCGACCCGGGCGTTGTGCACGTGCATCACCCGATCACCTGCGACCCCCACCTGGAGCCGAGCCAGCACAAGATGTGCTTGGGGTCCTGGGCGTCCTTGCGGGGTTCCGTGCGCCAGCTGGCCCAGCTATGGTTGGACAAGAAGCAGCTGGGCCCGCCACTGGCCGCCAACGCCTCGCTTCGCCTGACAGCCTGA
- the LOC119120528 gene encoding selenoprotein S-like, translated as MDDVEIADVDENGEVLPKEGEKVLKRQQHDHLSSVGFMVGEPLWAYGCYVLLTLAALCTLLVYLAKKRRSRSLPAPTLQDAEEVVRRQEAMEASRRKMQQEQDAKAAIFREKRNQQEEEKRRQKIEEWDSLQLGKSFKGASRRLQESSDEGASSSTALKPKSHKKPLRSSEYSPLSGEGGGSCSWRPGRRGPSPSGG; from the exons ATGGACGACGTGGAGATTGCGGACGTGGACGAGAACGGCGAGGTCCTACCGAAAGAGGGCGAGAAAGTGCTGAAGCGGCAGCAGCACGACCACCTGTCGTCTGTTGGCTTCATGG TCGGCGAGCCGCTGTGGGCGTACGGCTGCTACGTGCTGCTGACGCTGGCTGCCCTCTGCACGCTGCTGGTCTACCTGgccaagaagaggaggagcaggtCCCTCCCTGCCCCCACCCTGCAAG ACGCCGAGGAGGTGGTGAGGAGGCAGGAGGCCATGGAGGCGTCTCGGAGGAAGATGCAGCAGGAGCAAGACGCCAAGGCGGCCATTTTCAGGGAGAAGCGCAATCAG caagaggaggagaagaggaggcAGAAGATTGAGGAGTGGGACAGCCTGCAACTGGGCAAAAGTTTTAAAGGGGCTTCCAGACGATTGCAAGAG AGCAGCGACGAGGGTGCCTCATCCAGCACCGCGCTCAAACCCAAGAGCCATAAGAAGCCGCTTCGCAGCTCAG AGTACAGTCCTCTGAGCGGCGAGGGCGGCGGCTCGTGCTCGTGGCGCCCCGGCAGGCGGGGCCCGTCGCCTTCGGGTGGATGA